From Pseudomonas vanderleydeniana, the proteins below share one genomic window:
- a CDS encoding SulP family inorganic anion transporter, with protein MKPARLRADVLAGLTTSFALVPECIAFALVAHLNPLMGLYGAFIICTLTALFGGRPGMISGAAGSMAVVIVALVVQHGVQYLLATVLLGGLVMVAFGLLRLGKLVRMVPHSVMLGFVNGLAIIIALAQLEQFKEGEHWISGEPLAVMLGLVALTMAIVYLLPRVSRAVPPALVAILGVGLLVYLCGLPTRTLGDMAHIAGGLPMPTLPQVPWNLETLHIIAPYAVLMALVGLLETLLTLNLTDEITETRSYPDRECTALGVANIVSGLFGGMGGCAMIGQTVINLSSGGRGRLSGVVAGVMILLFVLFLSPLIERIPLAALVGVMFVVSQQTFAWASLRVLNKVPVNDVLVIIAVTVITVFTDLATAVLCGILIAALNFAWQHARELYADTHEQADGSKLYRLHGTLFFASTTPFQNLFDPANDPQKVVLDCRHLSFVDYSAIAALKSLRERYAKAGKQLRVEHLSERCRQLLRRAGVQHG; from the coding sequence ATGAAACCCGCCCGCCTACGCGCCGATGTCCTGGCCGGACTCACCACCTCCTTTGCCCTCGTGCCCGAGTGCATTGCCTTTGCCCTGGTCGCCCACCTCAACCCGCTGATGGGCCTGTACGGTGCCTTCATCATCTGCACCCTGACCGCGCTGTTCGGCGGCCGACCGGGCATGATCTCCGGCGCCGCCGGCTCGATGGCCGTGGTGATCGTCGCCCTGGTGGTGCAACACGGCGTGCAATACCTGCTGGCGACGGTCTTGCTCGGCGGCCTGGTCATGGTCGCGTTCGGCCTGTTGCGCCTGGGCAAGCTGGTGCGGATGGTGCCGCACTCGGTGATGCTCGGTTTCGTCAACGGCCTGGCGATCATCATCGCACTGGCACAACTGGAGCAGTTCAAGGAGGGCGAACACTGGATCAGTGGTGAACCACTGGCCGTGATGCTCGGGCTGGTGGCACTGACCATGGCGATCGTCTACCTGCTGCCGCGCGTGAGCCGCGCCGTACCGCCAGCCCTGGTGGCGATCCTCGGCGTCGGCCTGCTGGTCTACCTGTGCGGCCTGCCGACCCGCACCCTAGGCGACATGGCCCACATCGCCGGTGGCCTGCCCATGCCGACACTGCCACAGGTGCCGTGGAACCTGGAAACCCTGCACATCATCGCGCCCTACGCGGTGCTGATGGCCCTGGTGGGCCTGCTGGAAACCCTGCTGACCCTCAACCTCACCGACGAAATCACCGAGACCCGCAGCTATCCGGACCGCGAATGCACGGCGCTGGGCGTGGCCAACATCGTTTCCGGCCTGTTCGGCGGCATGGGCGGCTGCGCGATGATCGGCCAGACCGTGATCAACCTCAGCTCCGGTGGCCGGGGTCGGTTGTCGGGCGTGGTGGCCGGGGTGATGATCCTGCTGTTCGTGCTGTTCCTGTCGCCACTGATCGAGCGTATCCCGCTGGCCGCCCTGGTGGGGGTGATGTTCGTGGTGTCCCAGCAGACCTTCGCCTGGGCTTCGTTGCGGGTACTGAACAAGGTACCGGTGAACGACGTGCTGGTGATCATCGCCGTCACCGTGATCACCGTGTTTACCGACCTGGCGACCGCGGTACTGTGCGGCATCCTGATCGCCGCCCTGAACTTCGCCTGGCAGCACGCCCGCGAGCTGTATGCCGATACCCACGAGCAAGCCGACGGCAGCAAGCTGTACCGCCTGCACGGCACGTTGTTCTTCGCCTCGACCACCCCCTTCCAGAACCTGTTCGACCCGGCCAACGATCCGCAGAAAGTGGTACTGGACTGCCGCCACCTGAGCTTCGTCGACTACTCGGCGATCGCTGCCCTGAAAAGCCTGCGCGAGCGTTATGCCAAGGCCGGCAAGCAGTTGCGGGTCGAGCACCTGTCCGAGCGCTGCAGGCAGTTGCTCAGGCGGGCGGGCGTGCAGCACGGCTGA